From Halobacillus sp. Marseille-Q1614, the proteins below share one genomic window:
- a CDS encoding YwhD family protein gives MKEFDQFKDKDQKQDKKKNQFTIIKDDSTDGHGGYGVGSISLENMTPVIVDPNEEKAFVDMGALHARSAVEKRIRFLTDRSEVPNGKLYWIVWVTVDYRDSKPCYYGVAGSEIVVDREIRRGYKLLPEHVNHMDKSLKGKFVVDHMDEKSKKILGEYLQEFKAELWENTDQSLKDSLQ, from the coding sequence ATGAAAGAATTTGACCAGTTTAAAGATAAAGATCAAAAACAGGATAAAAAGAAAAATCAGTTTACGATTATAAAAGATGACTCTACCGATGGACATGGGGGATATGGTGTCGGTTCAATCAGTCTTGAAAATATGACTCCTGTTATTGTCGATCCTAATGAGGAAAAAGCTTTTGTCGACATGGGCGCCCTGCACGCAAGAAGCGCTGTTGAGAAAAGGATCCGCTTTTTAACAGACCGTTCGGAAGTACCTAATGGAAAGCTGTACTGGATTGTCTGGGTAACTGTTGATTATCGTGACAGCAAACCTTGCTACTATGGCGTGGCCGGAAGTGAGATTGTCGTCGACCGTGAAATCCGCCGCGGCTATAAGCTGCTCCCAGAACACGTAAACCATATGGATAAGTCGTTAAAAGGAAAATTTGTCGTCGATCATATGGATGAAAAATCGAAAAAAATTCTCGGTGAATATTTACAAGAGTTCAAAGCGGAATTATGGGAAAACACGGACCAATCGTTAAAAGACAGTTTGCAGTAA
- a CDS encoding YwgA family protein: MLENHAKLMQFFSSSEPIVGRKRLQKMIYILKKCEVPFEERYQFHFYGPYSEELTLRIEEMCNLGFIQETKEEKKSYYQYRYEITDSGRKFMEHYETSLPPLTKHIDAMNGESSRFLELVSTMLFFEHLPKDEVAEKVFSVKSKQNYTEEDIEMAWKFIENLRSFH, from the coding sequence ATGTTGGAGAATCATGCAAAACTTATGCAGTTCTTCTCTAGCTCTGAACCGATTGTTGGAAGAAAAAGATTACAGAAAATGATTTACATACTGAAAAAGTGTGAAGTTCCCTTTGAAGAACGTTATCAATTCCATTTTTATGGACCGTATTCAGAAGAATTAACGCTTCGTATTGAGGAAATGTGTAATCTAGGGTTTATCCAGGAAACTAAGGAAGAAAAAAAGAGTTACTATCAGTACCGCTATGAGATAACAGATTCCGGGCGCAAGTTTATGGAGCATTATGAAACCTCTCTGCCGCCGCTTACCAAACATATAGATGCGATGAACGGAGAAAGCTCCCGGTTTCTCGAGCTTGTTTCAACAATGCTGTTTTTCGAACATCTGCCAAAAGACGAAGTGGCGGAGAAAGTCTTTTCCGTTAAAAGCAAACAAAACTACACGGAAGAAGACATTGAAATGGCATGGAAATTTATCGAAAACCTTCGCAGCTTTCATTAA
- a CDS encoding 2-hydroxymuconate tautomerase, producing the protein MPIITVQMLEGRTDEQKKALVERVTNAVTETTCARREAVTVVIEEMKKQNYGVAGKRLID; encoded by the coding sequence ATGCCGATCATAACGGTACAAATGCTGGAAGGGCGCACCGATGAACAGAAAAAAGCGTTAGTTGAGCGAGTGACAAACGCTGTAACAGAAACGACGTGCGCTCGACGGGAAGCGGTAACTGTAGTGATTGAAGAAATGAAAAAACAAAACTACGGAGTTGCCGGAAAACGCCTCATAGATTAG
- a CDS encoding VOC family protein: MKTRLEHVRINVTDLTQAVKWYEENLGFTIEARWPPENPNYVHFESEGGAIFGLMEGEASTPGRFNFYLPDVESLWERLKGKVEVIEEIMDTPYGSRKFTICDPDGNELGFVQG; encoded by the coding sequence ATGAAAACAAGGCTGGAGCACGTTCGTATAAATGTCACGGATTTAACGCAAGCTGTGAAATGGTACGAGGAGAATCTCGGGTTTACGATTGAAGCCAGATGGCCGCCGGAGAACCCAAATTACGTTCATTTTGAAAGCGAGGGAGGAGCGATATTTGGGCTGATGGAAGGAGAAGCCTCAACTCCTGGGAGATTTAACTTTTACCTCCCTGATGTAGAGAGTCTGTGGGAACGTCTGAAAGGGAAAGTGGAAGTCATTGAAGAAATTATGGACACGCCTTATGGGAGCAGGAAGTTTACGATTTGCGATCCGGATGGGAATGAGCTTGGATTTGTGCAAGGATAA
- a CDS encoding YolD-like family protein yields MQSRDRGTIKWTSLMLPEHVEMIKKVWKEDERVEKGILDEQKAAEIDFVLQRALHDRLTVDLRVHNGFDYDVWRLKITDVNKRERKVETVLFDSKEERIFRLDEVSDITIV; encoded by the coding sequence ATGCAAAGCCGAGACAGAGGAACCATTAAGTGGACATCGCTCATGCTGCCTGAGCATGTCGAAATGATTAAAAAAGTTTGGAAAGAGGATGAGCGCGTTGAAAAAGGGATACTTGACGAGCAAAAAGCAGCCGAGATTGATTTCGTCCTGCAGCGTGCCCTGCACGACCGTCTGACTGTCGATCTTCGCGTCCATAACGGATTTGACTATGACGTCTGGCGTCTGAAAATTACCGATGTAAACAAACGGGAGCGAAAAGTAGAGACAGTTCTTTTTGACTCAAAAGAAGAACGAATTTTTCGCTTGGATGAGGTGTCTGACATCACGATTGTATAA